Proteins co-encoded in one Actinomadura luteofluorescens genomic window:
- a CDS encoding cytochrome P450, whose amino-acid sequence MNEPTGREEAGDRPPPSINDIRTPGPAARVRMLSGDVGYVVTRAAEAQHVLCDPAFSSAATFLPRAPAQPREPVGSSRVLFEMDPPEHTRLRRAVAQAFNRRRVEAMRAGIAQVVDGLLDEMAAGGPPADLVHALCAPLPLTDICELLGVRREDRDSFRGWAETIMALRGHSPEEIDRARAAIQRYFVDLVAARRAEPAGDLVSELLTMSDRGERISEAELVRLAITLLIAGHGPTMNQLARCVYALLARPELYAALHRDPDLVAPAVEELLRTVPSVPVGTPRLALRDVEIGGVPIPAGSTVAVSALAANHDPALFPDPEMTDLGRTDNKHLTFGHGPHFCIGAQLARTEMRTALAALVRRFADLRLAVPPEAVQWRADSLFHGPLELPVTW is encoded by the coding sequence ATGAACGAGCCGACCGGTCGGGAGGAGGCCGGCGACCGGCCGCCGCCGTCGATCAACGACATCCGCACGCCCGGCCCGGCCGCCCGCGTGCGGATGCTGTCGGGCGACGTCGGGTACGTGGTGACCCGGGCGGCCGAGGCGCAGCACGTGCTGTGCGACCCGGCCTTCAGCAGCGCCGCGACGTTCCTGCCCCGCGCGCCCGCGCAGCCGCGGGAGCCGGTCGGCTCCAGCAGGGTCCTGTTCGAGATGGACCCGCCGGAGCACACCCGGCTCCGGCGGGCGGTCGCCCAGGCGTTCAACCGCCGCCGTGTCGAGGCCATGCGGGCGGGCATCGCGCAGGTCGTCGACGGACTGCTGGACGAGATGGCCGCGGGCGGGCCGCCCGCCGACCTGGTCCACGCGCTGTGCGCGCCGCTGCCGCTCACCGACATCTGCGAGCTGCTCGGCGTGCGGCGGGAGGACCGCGACTCCTTCCGCGGCTGGGCCGAGACGATCATGGCGCTGCGCGGCCACTCCCCGGAGGAGATCGACCGGGCCCGGGCCGCGATCCAGCGCTACTTCGTCGACCTGGTCGCGGCCAGACGCGCCGAACCGGCCGGCGACCTGGTCAGCGAGCTGCTGACGATGTCCGACCGAGGAGAGCGGATCAGCGAGGCGGAGCTGGTCAGGCTCGCGATCACGCTCCTGATCGCCGGGCACGGGCCCACGATGAACCAGCTCGCCCGATGCGTGTACGCCCTGCTGGCGCGCCCCGAGCTGTACGCCGCGCTGCACCGCGATCCGGACCTGGTGGCCCCGGCGGTGGAGGAGCTGCTGCGGACGGTGCCGTCGGTGCCGGTCGGCACCCCGCGCCTGGCCCTCCGGGACGTGGAGATCGGCGGGGTGCCGATCCCCGCCGGCAGCACGGTCGCGGTGTCGGCGCTCGCGGCCAACCACGACCCGGCACTGTTCCCCGATCCGGAGATGACGGACCTCGGCCGCACCGACAACAAGCACCTGACGTTCGGCCACGGCCCCCACTTCTGCATCGGCGCCCAGCTCGCCAGGACCGAGATGCGGACGGCCCTCGCCGCCCTGGTGCGGCGCTTCGCCGACCTGCGCCTGGCGGTGCCCCCGGAGGCCGTCCAGTGGCGCGCGGACTCCCTCTTCCACGGCCCCCTGGAGCTGCCCGTGACCTGGTGA